The following are encoded in a window of Pseudomonas graminis genomic DNA:
- a CDS encoding OprD family porin: protein MKQRIGLLALGILAATHAMADGQADSKGFVEDSSLKINLRNAYINRDYKNGPQDRSEWGQAFMAGYTSGFTQGVVGVGVDAFGLYAARLDGGKGKSGAGGIDFFKQGDSGNAADDLSRFGGAVKFRVSNTELKYGDMMPELPVLNYDNSRLLPESYTGTMITSKEIKDLTLVAGRFTAETRKSAEGRDSGDLKSINVYGGSYKFTEALSAAFYASDDEDVLKKQYVNLNYVWAMPKDQSLTFDFNGYKTKLDKDFAVDDARDNKIWSLAATWAVGIHSFTLAHQRSTGETGYTYGGYRNAGGTGDGGNTIYLANSYWSDFNGKDERSWQVGYGVNLSTVVTPGLSYRVAYVRGDNIDDGSDRGRGEERELFSQLTYVVQSGPVKDLSVRLRNSFLRVSNDVDQYNVGGNETRIFVDYPINVF, encoded by the coding sequence ATGAAACAGCGTATCGGCCTGCTCGCTCTGGGCATCCTTGCCGCCACTCACGCCATGGCGGACGGTCAGGCAGATTCCAAGGGCTTCGTCGAAGACAGCAGCCTGAAGATCAACCTGCGTAACGCCTACATCAATCGCGACTACAAAAACGGACCGCAGGACCGCTCGGAATGGGGTCAGGCTTTCATGGCCGGCTACACGTCCGGTTTCACCCAGGGCGTGGTGGGTGTTGGCGTTGACGCCTTCGGTCTGTACGCAGCGCGTCTGGACGGTGGCAAGGGCAAGAGCGGCGCGGGCGGTATCGACTTCTTCAAACAGGGCGACAGCGGTAACGCGGCAGACGACCTGTCGCGCTTTGGCGGCGCGGTCAAATTCCGGGTTTCCAATACCGAACTGAAATACGGCGACATGATGCCGGAGCTGCCAGTACTCAATTACGACAACTCGCGTCTGTTGCCTGAGTCCTACACCGGCACCATGATCACCTCCAAAGAGATCAAGGACCTCACGCTGGTGGCTGGCCGCTTCACCGCCGAGACCCGCAAGAGCGCCGAAGGCCGCGACAGCGGTGATCTCAAGAGCATCAACGTTTACGGCGGCAGTTACAAATTCACCGAAGCCCTCAGCGCCGCGTTTTACGCCTCTGACGACGAAGACGTGCTGAAAAAGCAGTACGTGAACCTGAATTACGTTTGGGCGATGCCGAAAGATCAGTCGCTGACCTTCGACTTCAACGGCTACAAGACCAAACTGGACAAAGACTTCGCCGTCGACGACGCCCGCGACAACAAGATCTGGAGCCTGGCGGCGACCTGGGCGGTGGGCATCCACTCGTTTACTCTGGCGCATCAGCGCAGCACCGGCGAGACCGGTTACACCTACGGCGGCTACCGCAACGCAGGCGGCACCGGCGATGGCGGCAATACCATCTATCTGGCCAACTCCTACTGGTCTGACTTCAACGGCAAAGACGAGCGGTCGTGGCAGGTGGGCTATGGCGTGAACCTGTCCACCGTCGTGACTCCGGGCCTGAGCTACCGTGTGGCCTACGTACGCGGCGACAACATCGACGACGGCAGCGACCGTGGGCGTGGCGAAGAGCGCGAACTGTTCAGCCAGTTGACCTACGTGGTCCAGAGCGGCCCGGTCAAAGACCTGTCGGTGCGCCTGCGTAACTCGTTCCTGCGCGTCTCCAACGACGTGGATCAGTACAACGTTGGCGGTAATGAAACGCGGATCTTCGTGGATTACCCGATCAACGTGTTTTGA
- a CDS encoding AraC family transcriptional regulator, whose product MAIAAPPDLTDTAVPVQPLSRTYPRGLYIEPHEHEWGQVLYAMSGVMWVETPNEALVVPPQRAVWLPPGVPHGIRVVSDLEMRNIYLRPALAQTLDATVQVLEVGRLLRELIVGLVAEQDKESDYYEAVVNLALLELKRARRSLLKVPMPDDSDRRLMSVCQAVMIEPSIDVSFEQHAENAGASVRTLSRLFQAVLGMGFAEWRRQVQLATSVAEIIQGVPVNAIARSMGYSPSSFSDMFRRELGMAPSQYPVVDPAS is encoded by the coding sequence ATGGCAATCGCTGCGCCACCCGACCTCACCGATACCGCCGTCCCCGTGCAACCTTTGTCACGGACCTATCCACGCGGGTTGTACATCGAGCCCCATGAGCATGAGTGGGGGCAGGTGTTGTATGCGATGTCGGGCGTGATGTGGGTCGAGACCCCCAATGAAGCGCTGGTCGTGCCGCCGCAGCGTGCGGTCTGGCTGCCGCCCGGCGTGCCCCATGGCATCCGCGTGGTGTCGGATCTGGAAATGCGCAACATCTACCTGCGCCCGGCGCTCGCCCAAACCCTCGACGCCACGGTTCAGGTCCTGGAAGTAGGGCGCTTGTTGCGCGAATTGATCGTCGGTCTGGTGGCCGAGCAGGACAAGGAGTCGGACTACTACGAGGCCGTGGTGAACCTGGCGTTGCTCGAACTCAAGCGCGCCCGGCGTTCACTGCTGAAAGTGCCGATGCCCGATGACAGCGACCGCAGGCTGATGAGCGTGTGCCAGGCGGTGATGATCGAGCCGTCCATCGACGTCTCATTCGAGCAGCATGCCGAAAACGCCGGTGCCAGCGTGCGGACGCTGTCCCGGCTGTTTCAGGCGGTGCTCGGCATGGGTTTCGCCGAATGGCGGCGTCAGGTGCAACTGGCGACCTCGGTGGCGGAGATCATCCAGGGCGTACCGGTCAACGCCATCGCCCGTTCAATGGGGTATTCGCCGAGCAGCTTCAGCGACATGTTTCGCCGCGAACTGGGCATGGCGCCTTCCCAGTACCCGGTTGTAGATCCCGCTAGCTAG
- a CDS encoding DUF1427 family protein: MSYVISLAIGIAVGLLYGLLDFRSPAPPLVALVGLLGMQAGEWLWPVGKQFLSNLAS, encoded by the coding sequence ATGAGCTACGTCATTTCCCTTGCCATCGGTATCGCCGTCGGTTTGCTGTACGGCCTGCTGGATTTCCGTTCACCCGCACCGCCTTTGGTCGCACTGGTTGGCCTGCTCGGCATGCAAGCCGGTGAATGGCTGTGGCCGGTGGGCAAGCAGTTCTTGTCCAATCTGGCGTCCTGA
- a CDS encoding quinone oxidoreductase family protein, which produces MKALQFSRTGDLAALEVVDLPTPVPAAGEVLVQIKAAGLNPSDVKNVLGRFPYTTMPRIPGRDFAGVVVEGPQELIGKEVWGTGKEIGFVRDGSHAGYITLSARGVAIKPASLTFSQAASLGVPYTTAWDALERSLVQAGTRLLVIGASGAVGSAAIALAKIRGAQVLAAVRKPDQLKALQEQGFNAIQLDRPEDLGAQVNAVFAGGADVIFDTTGFWLPASVPALAQFGRIAIIAAPTDGHVQLPALALYRKGGSVVGINSLLYGVEACARMLEQFGKQFDDGTLPLPTGLIESPLEEGLARYADVNQGGADKVILLP; this is translated from the coding sequence ATGAAAGCTCTGCAATTTTCCCGCACCGGCGACCTGGCTGCGCTGGAAGTCGTCGATCTGCCCACGCCTGTCCCGGCGGCTGGCGAAGTTCTGGTGCAGATCAAGGCCGCAGGCCTGAACCCCAGCGACGTCAAAAACGTCCTGGGTCGTTTCCCCTACACCACGATGCCTCGCATTCCGGGTCGTGACTTCGCGGGCGTTGTCGTTGAAGGCCCGCAGGAACTGATCGGCAAAGAAGTGTGGGGCACTGGCAAGGAAATCGGCTTTGTCCGCGACGGCTCCCACGCGGGCTACATCACCCTGTCGGCCAGAGGCGTGGCGATCAAACCGGCGTCGCTGACTTTCAGCCAAGCCGCCAGCCTGGGGGTTCCGTACACCACAGCGTGGGACGCGCTCGAGCGCAGCCTCGTGCAGGCTGGCACTCGGTTGCTGGTCATCGGTGCCAGTGGTGCAGTGGGGAGCGCCGCCATCGCATTGGCGAAGATACGCGGCGCCCAGGTGCTGGCAGCGGTGCGTAAACCGGACCAGCTGAAAGCGCTGCAAGAGCAAGGCTTCAACGCGATCCAGCTCGACAGGCCAGAAGACCTGGGCGCTCAAGTGAACGCGGTTTTTGCAGGCGGCGCCGACGTGATCTTCGACACCACCGGCTTCTGGCTGCCGGCTTCTGTGCCTGCGTTGGCGCAATTCGGTCGCATCGCAATTATCGCCGCGCCAACGGACGGTCACGTGCAACTGCCCGCGCTGGCGCTGTACCGCAAGGGCGGTTCGGTGGTGGGGATCAACTCGCTGCTGTACGGCGTTGAAGCCTGCGCGCGGATGCTTGAGCAGTTCGGCAAACAGTTCGACGACGGCACCTTGCCGCTGCCAACCGGCCTGATTGAATCGCCGCTGGAAGAAGGCCTGGCGCGTTACGCCGATGTGAATCAAGGCGGCGCTGACAAGGTGATTTTGCTGCCGTGA
- a CDS encoding substrate-binding periplasmic protein has product MAYALPFVDVYVAEAPPLTMASQGDQHGIAGDITLQAMGMAGYSAHLLSPPWPRAQRDVMLGTNKLIAPLTRTQSREDSFTWIAPVMTMDRAFFSLDRHVDSFEEARQTFKMIAVGSGSAQETRLREEGFSAAQIYPLKIGENPALMLLKGRVDAWFNGVPETLYIWKQISERPLLMSRPLMTADLYLACSKDCDPQMVEKLRAAIGKLQSNGSIKRVQHDYLKGLPVQ; this is encoded by the coding sequence ATGGCGTATGCACTTCCTTTTGTTGACGTGTACGTGGCCGAGGCTCCGCCACTGACCATGGCCAGCCAGGGTGACCAGCACGGGATAGCGGGCGACATCACCCTGCAGGCCATGGGAATGGCCGGGTATTCCGCTCACCTGCTCTCACCTCCGTGGCCACGGGCGCAACGGGACGTGATGCTGGGCACCAACAAGCTCATCGCGCCGCTGACCCGCACACAAAGCCGTGAAGACAGCTTCACCTGGATCGCTCCGGTGATGACGATGGACCGGGCGTTTTTCAGCCTTGATCGTCATGTCGACAGTTTTGAAGAGGCGCGCCAGACCTTCAAGATGATCGCCGTCGGCAGTGGCTCGGCACAGGAGACGCGGTTACGTGAGGAAGGTTTTTCAGCCGCTCAGATTTATCCGCTGAAGATCGGCGAGAACCCGGCGCTGATGTTGCTCAAGGGCCGGGTGGATGCGTGGTTTAACGGCGTGCCGGAAACGCTCTACATCTGGAAGCAGATCAGCGAACGGCCGCTGTTGATGAGCAGGCCGTTGATGACCGCCGACCTGTATCTGGCGTGCTCGAAGGATTGCGACCCTCAGATGGTCGAGAAGCTCAGGGCTGCGATCGGCAAGCTTCAGTCAAACGGGTCGATCAAACGCGTCCAGCATGACTATCTAAAAGGGCTACCCGTCCAGTGA
- a CDS encoding AAA family ATPase gives MAKPTLHLMCGKIASGKSTLANALKTEQAAILLTEDHWLSRLYPGQIHSVADYVTLSRRLRDVVGPLVIDMLKAGINVVLDFPANTPGDRHWLRSLADTAQASHSLHFLDVDDDTCRARLHLRNERGEHDFAATDAEFDLITSYFQAPDKEEGLNIVIHQDRS, from the coding sequence ATGGCCAAACCTACACTGCATCTCATGTGCGGAAAGATTGCATCCGGAAAATCTACGCTGGCGAACGCTCTAAAAACTGAGCAAGCAGCGATCCTATTGACCGAAGACCATTGGCTCTCAAGACTCTACCCAGGCCAGATCCACTCGGTCGCAGACTACGTAACACTCTCAAGAAGACTCCGAGATGTCGTAGGCCCTTTAGTCATCGACATGCTAAAGGCCGGGATCAATGTGGTTCTCGATTTCCCCGCCAACACTCCCGGAGACCGCCACTGGTTACGGAGTCTGGCGGATACCGCCCAAGCCTCTCACAGCCTTCACTTCCTCGACGTCGACGACGACACTTGCCGAGCCCGGCTGCACCTTAGAAACGAGCGCGGCGAGCATGATTTCGCAGCAACTGACGCTGAATTCGATTTGATCACCAGCTACTTCCAAGCCCCAGATAAGGAAGAAGGGCTAAACATAGTCATTCACCAGGATCGTTCCTAA
- a CDS encoding carbon-nitrogen hydrolase family protein, translating into MTDLDLCAAQYCSVAGDLNANLDRHAQVMRLAAHHGAKFLLFPELSLTGYEPSLASNLALNADSQLLEPLRDLAKQSGMTTVLGAPLRQSGAEEVFIGALVFCADGSQITYTKQHLHPGEEVVFTPGQGGPLVTVGAGQIALSVCADFSHASHARTAAQEGAGIYAASVLISDNGYEHDSGLLQGYARQHAFGVLMANHGGVSGGWACAGRSAFWSPDGELVVSAAGAGDCLVMARRRRGAWEGEVLQAL; encoded by the coding sequence ATGACTGACCTCGACCTGTGTGCCGCCCAATATTGCTCAGTGGCAGGCGACCTCAACGCCAATCTCGACCGACATGCTCAGGTCATGCGACTTGCCGCCCATCACGGCGCTAAATTTCTCTTGTTCCCGGAGCTTTCTTTAACCGGTTACGAGCCTTCGCTCGCCAGCAACCTTGCCCTTAACGCTGACTCCCAATTGCTGGAGCCGTTACGGGACCTGGCGAAACAGTCAGGGATGACCACTGTGCTCGGCGCGCCCCTACGCCAGTCGGGGGCGGAAGAAGTCTTCATCGGCGCACTGGTTTTTTGCGCTGACGGCTCACAGATCACCTACACCAAACAGCACCTGCATCCGGGCGAAGAGGTCGTTTTCACTCCGGGACAAGGCGGCCCGCTGGTGACCGTCGGTGCGGGGCAGATTGCGCTGTCAGTCTGCGCGGATTTCAGTCACGCCAGTCACGCACGGACTGCGGCGCAGGAAGGCGCCGGTATCTACGCCGCCAGCGTCTTGATCAGCGACAACGGCTATGAGCATGACAGTGGCTTGCTACAGGGCTACGCGCGGCAACATGCTTTTGGGGTATTGATGGCCAACCACGGCGGCGTCTCTGGAGGATGGGCCTGCGCAGGTCGAAGCGCGTTCTGGTCGCCTGATGGAGAACTCGTCGTGAGCGCGGCCGGTGCGGGGGATTGTCTGGTTATGGCCCGCAGACGGCGAGGCGCGTGGGAAGGCGAAGTTTTGCAGGCCTTGTAG
- a CDS encoding NADPH-dependent F420 reductase yields the protein MNISIIGAGAIGTAIARLLVNAGVPVSIANSRGPQTLASLTAELGPLAKAVNVREAGQAEIVFLAVNWSKIADAVQKVGPWDGRIVIDATNPIEAPLFKAFDLGGKPSSQVVAQMLPGAHLVKAFNHLTPALLAHPSAEGGKRVLFYSGEHGPSKQRVAGLIDELGFHGIDLGSLEQGLPAQFPGGPLPGLNLVKHG from the coding sequence ATGAACATCAGCATTATTGGAGCAGGTGCCATCGGCACCGCTATCGCCCGACTGTTAGTCAACGCAGGCGTGCCCGTCAGCATCGCCAACAGTCGCGGCCCCCAAACCCTCGCGTCTCTTACCGCTGAACTCGGACCACTGGCCAAGGCTGTAAACGTCCGGGAGGCCGGTCAAGCGGAGATTGTGTTCCTCGCCGTGAACTGGTCAAAGATTGCGGATGCGGTTCAAAAGGTCGGGCCTTGGGATGGTCGAATCGTGATCGACGCAACCAATCCGATCGAAGCACCATTGTTCAAAGCCTTTGACCTCGGCGGCAAACCATCATCGCAGGTTGTCGCGCAGATGCTGCCAGGCGCACATCTGGTGAAGGCGTTCAATCACCTTACGCCCGCGCTGCTCGCACATCCTTCGGCTGAGGGTGGAAAGCGCGTGCTGTTTTATTCGGGCGAGCACGGCCCAAGCAAACAGCGCGTCGCGGGCCTCATTGATGAGCTGGGCTTTCATGGCATCGACCTGGGCAGTCTTGAACAAGGACTACCTGCGCAATTTCCAGGCGGTCCGCTTCCGGGACTGAACTTGGTCAAGCATGGATAA
- a CDS encoding 3-oxoacyl-ACP reductase family protein: protein MNISTLPLSGKIAVVTGGSRSIGAAIAKRLAADGATVAITYNASPDRASTVVNDIIASGGQAIALAADAGNPQAVRAAIDDIAQRFGRIDILVNNAGISVLGAPEDIAFEDFERILAVNVTGVFVATQQALKHMGEGGRVIHIGSSMVQHAAFGTASAYTLTKGALTGFSRGLVRDLGPRGITVNTVHPGPTDSDMNPADGAVADFVRPNIAVGRYGEGKDVAGAVAYLASPDAGFVTGAELMVDGGFTA from the coding sequence ATGAACATTTCCACTCTTCCCCTCTCTGGCAAAATCGCTGTCGTTACCGGTGGCTCACGCAGCATCGGCGCGGCCATTGCCAAACGTCTGGCTGCAGACGGTGCCACCGTAGCCATCACCTATAACGCGTCGCCGGACCGCGCCAGCACCGTGGTGAACGACATCATTGCGTCCGGCGGCCAGGCCATCGCATTAGCGGCTGACGCTGGCAATCCTCAGGCAGTTCGGGCCGCCATCGACGACATCGCGCAACGCTTTGGGCGTATCGACATTCTGGTCAACAACGCGGGCATCAGTGTTCTTGGCGCACCGGAGGACATTGCGTTCGAAGACTTCGAGCGAATCCTTGCGGTTAACGTGACCGGTGTTTTTGTCGCCACTCAGCAAGCGCTTAAACACATGGGTGAAGGCGGGCGAGTAATCCACATCGGGAGTTCGATGGTGCAACACGCCGCTTTCGGCACTGCATCTGCCTACACACTGACCAAAGGTGCGCTGACCGGCTTCAGTCGTGGGCTGGTGAGGGATCTGGGCCCACGAGGCATTACGGTCAACACTGTGCACCCTGGCCCAACGGACAGCGACATGAACCCGGCCGACGGCGCAGTGGCTGACTTTGTTCGACCGAACATCGCCGTTGGGCGGTATGGCGAGGGCAAGGACGTCGCGGGCGCTGTTGCCTATCTGGCCAGCCCGGACGCCGGGTTCGTGACAGGGGCGGAATTAATGGTCGACGGCGGCTTCACTGCCTAA